A genome region from Candidatus Polarisedimenticolia bacterium includes the following:
- a CDS encoding DUF4931 domain-containing protein → MTSELRKDPVIGRWVIISGERSRRANPFRHYTSTIESAGACPFCPGHEAMTPPEVLSYHLAPGESWNLRVVPNLFPALRIEGDPNKRGEGLYDLMRGIGAHEVVIESPDHEANPATYTPEQMARVIQAYRDRMMDLLRDGRFRYVMAYKNHGASAGATLAHAHSQIIALPVVPVRVMAEMEGSEKYFDYRGRCIYCDILAQELDDPKRVVVQNHHFVAITPFASRFPFEISILPRKHESFFWGAGHEEVISLAEILQDVLRRYRLALKDPPYNYIIHTAPPGYPAPERYHWQVEVIPKLTEAAGFEWGSGFFINPMPPEEAAARLRDLERVMDVPEGHLLQTAATRTGGS, encoded by the coding sequence TTGACCTCGGAGCTGCGGAAAGATCCGGTCATTGGACGCTGGGTCATCATCTCGGGAGAGCGCAGCCGCCGCGCCAATCCCTTCCGCCATTACACCAGCACGATCGAGAGCGCCGGAGCTTGTCCTTTCTGCCCCGGCCACGAGGCGATGACGCCGCCGGAGGTGCTGTCGTACCACCTGGCGCCCGGCGAAAGCTGGAACCTGCGCGTCGTGCCGAACCTGTTTCCCGCCCTGCGCATCGAAGGGGATCCCAACAAGCGCGGCGAAGGGCTGTACGACCTGATGCGCGGCATCGGGGCGCACGAGGTGGTGATCGAGAGTCCCGACCACGAGGCCAATCCCGCCACCTACACGCCGGAGCAGATGGCCCGCGTCATCCAGGCCTACCGCGACCGGATGATGGACCTGCTGCGCGACGGCCGCTTCCGCTACGTCATGGCCTACAAGAATCATGGCGCGTCGGCGGGAGCGACGCTCGCGCACGCCCACTCGCAGATCATCGCGCTGCCGGTGGTCCCGGTGCGGGTGATGGCCGAGATGGAAGGCTCCGAGAAGTATTTCGATTACCGCGGCCGCTGCATCTACTGCGACATCCTGGCGCAGGAGCTGGACGACCCGAAGCGCGTGGTCGTGCAGAACCACCACTTCGTGGCGATCACGCCGTTCGCCTCGCGCTTCCCGTTCGAGATCAGCATCCTGCCGCGCAAGCACGAGTCATTCTTCTGGGGGGCCGGCCACGAGGAGGTCATCTCGCTCGCGGAGATCCTGCAGGACGTGCTGCGGCGCTACCGGCTGGCGCTGAAGGATCCTCCCTACAACTACATCATCCACACCGCTCCTCCGGGCTATCCGGCGCCGGAGCGCTACCACTGGCAGGTCGAGGTGATCCCGAAGCTGACGGAGGCTGCGGGATTCGAGTGGGGGAGCGGCTTCTTCATCAACCCGATGCCTCCCGAAGAGGCGGCCGCGCGGCTGCGGGACCTCGAGCGGGTCATGGACGTCCCCGAGGGGCACTTGCTGCAGACTGCCGCCACGCGTACCGGTGGAAGCTGA
- a CDS encoding glycoside hydrolase family 57 protein, with amino-acid sequence MKRIALSFLWHLHQPQYRLRGEKSCMMPWVRLHGIRAYYDMVRVLEEFPEIRLTVNLVPCLLDQIRAYERGATDAFLEAGAVPAEELDDAQRAFLIEHFFSAGETRMIGSLPAYAEMSRRRHQALRVRGREEAWKEFSPADFRDLQALFDLSWFGFKAQEDFPEIRALRGQGRGFLDADIRRIHAIEREILARLIPLYRRAAASGQAEISSSPYAHPILPLLCDTQSAREALPDLTLPSRLRAPEDAEKQIAQALDLMEREIGVRPKGMWPSEGSVSQETALQLARCVRWAASDEMVLAASEREEEADPSMPWRLAEAPGLDLVFRNHELSDRVGFTYSGKSAAEAAGNFLAFVGQRAEERADDPGLLLVALDGENPWENYPAAGADFLRGLYGALLGNRRIQCLPVGEAIEAVPRRGLLGRLRAGSWIGANFGIWIGGAEKNRAWERIQDARRELAPMFSDPSLPAAAREEAWASLRAAEGSDWFWWLDAQFSSNYRAEFDRIFRSHLKQAYEALGRTPPEILEEAIPAAATLMEEPPPPLPAVRLEPRIDGFESDFFEWEGAIRLAGRALERRGTMERAQRSVDALEFGFASAGEFVLRLDPAPGKAASLFGAAGVQVTFRTGPESRHLTLALDEAGNLKSAKRWSGAPDGDKSIAAFEPSKARAAARKILELAVPSEEAGLVPGGRATFQVRLRRGSEELILEEVEMTVPDFAAGGGQWSVS; translated from the coding sequence GTGAAGCGGATCGCCCTTTCTTTCCTCTGGCACCTGCACCAGCCGCAGTACCGCCTGCGCGGCGAGAAGTCATGCATGATGCCATGGGTGCGGCTGCACGGCATCCGCGCCTACTACGACATGGTGCGCGTCCTGGAAGAGTTCCCCGAGATCCGCCTCACCGTCAACCTGGTCCCCTGCCTGCTGGATCAGATCCGCGCCTACGAGCGCGGCGCGACCGACGCTTTCCTGGAAGCGGGCGCGGTGCCGGCCGAGGAGCTGGACGACGCGCAGAGGGCCTTCCTCATCGAGCATTTCTTTTCGGCCGGCGAGACGCGCATGATCGGCAGCCTGCCGGCTTACGCCGAGATGAGCCGCCGGCGCCACCAGGCGCTCCGCGTGCGGGGCCGGGAGGAGGCCTGGAAGGAGTTCTCACCCGCCGATTTTCGCGACCTGCAGGCGCTGTTCGATCTCTCGTGGTTCGGCTTCAAGGCGCAGGAGGATTTTCCCGAGATCCGCGCGCTGCGGGGGCAGGGGCGTGGCTTCCTCGATGCCGACATCCGCCGCATCCATGCGATCGAGCGCGAGATTCTGGCGCGTCTGATTCCCCTGTACCGGCGCGCCGCCGCCTCGGGGCAGGCGGAGATCTCCTCCTCGCCTTACGCCCATCCCATCCTGCCGCTGCTGTGCGACACGCAATCGGCGCGCGAGGCGCTGCCCGACCTGACCCTGCCGTCGCGGCTGCGCGCCCCGGAGGACGCGGAAAAGCAGATCGCGCAGGCACTCGACCTGATGGAGCGCGAGATCGGCGTCCGGCCGAAGGGGATGTGGCCCTCGGAAGGCTCGGTGAGCCAGGAGACGGCGCTCCAACTGGCGCGCTGCGTCCGCTGGGCCGCGAGCGACGAGATGGTCCTGGCGGCCTCCGAGCGGGAGGAGGAGGCCGACCCGTCGATGCCGTGGCGGCTGGCGGAGGCGCCAGGGCTCGACCTGGTGTTCCGCAATCACGAGCTCTCGGACCGCGTCGGGTTCACCTACTCGGGGAAGAGCGCGGCCGAGGCGGCGGGAAACTTCCTGGCTTTCGTGGGACAGCGTGCCGAGGAGCGGGCGGACGATCCGGGACTGCTGCTGGTGGCCCTGGACGGAGAGAATCCCTGGGAGAACTATCCGGCGGCCGGGGCCGATTTCCTGCGCGGATTGTACGGGGCGCTGCTCGGGAACCGGAGAATCCAGTGCCTGCCGGTCGGTGAGGCGATCGAAGCCGTCCCGCGCCGCGGCCTGCTGGGGCGCCTGCGCGCCGGCAGCTGGATCGGGGCGAATTTCGGGATCTGGATCGGCGGAGCGGAGAAGAACCGCGCCTGGGAGCGGATCCAGGATGCACGACGCGAGCTGGCGCCCATGTTCTCCGATCCGTCGCTGCCGGCCGCCGCGCGGGAGGAGGCGTGGGCCTCGCTGCGCGCCGCCGAGGGAAGCGACTGGTTCTGGTGGCTCGACGCGCAGTTCAGCAGCAACTACCGCGCCGAGTTCGATCGGATCTTCCGCTCCCATCTGAAGCAGGCGTACGAGGCGCTGGGCCGGACGCCTCCGGAGATCCTGGAAGAGGCGATCCCGGCGGCCGCCACGCTGATGGAAGAACCGCCGCCGCCGTTGCCGGCCGTGCGGCTGGAGCCGCGCATCGACGGCTTCGAGAGCGATTTCTTCGAGTGGGAAGGGGCGATCCGGCTGGCGGGACGCGCGCTGGAGCGCCGCGGGACCATGGAGCGGGCGCAGCGCAGCGTCGATGCGCTGGAGTTCGGCTTCGCCAGCGCCGGGGAGTTCGTCCTGCGCCTCGACCCGGCGCCGGGAAAGGCGGCCAGCCTGTTCGGCGCGGCAGGAGTGCAGGTCACCTTCCGCACCGGTCCCGAGTCGCGCCACCTGACGCTGGCGCTGGACGAGGCGGGCAATCTGAAGAGCGCGAAGCGCTGGAGCGGCGCGCCGGACGGGGACAAATCGATCGCCGCCTTCGAGCCGTCGAAGGCGCGCGCCGCGGCCCGCAAGATCCTGGAGCTCGCCGTTCCTTCGGAGGAGGCGGGGCTGGTGCCGGGCGGCCGGGCCACCTTCCAGGTGCGCCTGCGCCGCGGCAGCGAGGAGCTGATCCTCGAAGAAGTCGAGATGACCGTCCCTGATTTCGCGGCCGGCGGCGGGCAATGGAGCGTCTCGTGA